One genomic segment of Arachis duranensis cultivar V14167 chromosome 4, aradu.V14167.gnm2.J7QH, whole genome shotgun sequence includes these proteins:
- the LOC107486536 gene encoding WAT1-related protein At1g68170-like, producing MTNMWKVVKPVVLMVIVQIANAWMNVLYKLAVNDGMSLRVVVAYRYIFATAFIAPLAYILERKTRTKMTWTILFQSFLCGLFGGALAQNLQMEALALTSVTFATAISNLIPAITFILSLFFGMEKLNLRKAAGKAKIIGTMTGIGGAMLMTFYKGVEVKMLSFHINLFNQRNSGGSSHGGGGLFLVGAVSSFFFNASYALWLIIQAKMSSAYPYPYSSTALMCLMAALLSVIFTFCVERDLSQWKLGWNVRLLTVAYAGIVVSGVMVAVTSWYLRMKGPLFVSIFSPLMLVVVAFAGSTILDEKLYLGSIIGSLLIVCGLYLVLWGKNKEMMKNQLVPICHQ from the exons ATGACGAATATGTGGAAGGTGGTGAAGCCGGTGGTGTTGATGGTGATTGTGCAGATAGCAAATGCATGGATGAATGTTCTCTACAAGCTTGCTGTCAACGATGGCATGAGCCTCAGAGTAGTTGTTGCCTACCGCTATATCTTCGCTACTGCTTTCATTGCTCCTCTTGCTTATATTCTCGAGAG GAAGACAAGGACAAAGATGACTTGGACCATTCTCTTTCAGTCATTCTTGTGCGGTTTATTTGG GGGAGCATTGGCTCAAAACTTACAAATGGAAGCGCTTGCTTTAACTTCTGTAACATTTGCAACCGCCATATCCAACTTGATTCCGGCTATCACCTTCATCTTATCCCTCTTTTTTGG AATGGAGAAATTGAATCTGAGAAAAGCAGCAGGAAAGGCAAAGATAATAGGAACAATGACTGGAATTGGCGGGGCAATGTTGATGACATTCTATAAAGGCGTGGAAGTTAAGATGCTATCCTTTCACATTAACCTCTTCAATCAACGAAATAGCGGCGGCTCATCACATGGTGGCGGAGGGTTATTCTTGGTGGGTGCTGTGTCGTCGTTCTTCTTCAACGCATCTTATGCGTTGTGGCTGATAATTCAGGCGAAGATGAGTAGCGCATATCCGTATCCCTATTCAAGCACTGCACTCATGTGTTTAATGGCTGCACTTCTGTCTGTTATCTTCACATTTTGTGTTGAGAGGGATTTGAGTCAATGGAAGTTGGGTTGGAATGTCAGGCTACTCACTGTAGCTTACGCT GGTATAGTGGTTTCGGGAGTGATGGTGGCTGTGACATCGTGGTATCTACGCATGAAAGGTCCATTGTTTGTCTCTATTTTTAGTCCTCTCATGCTAGTGGTTGTTGCTTTTGCTGGATCCACCATTCTTGATGAAAAGCTATATCTTGGAAG CATAATTGGATCGTTGTTGATTGTGTGCGGCTTATACCTGGTTCTGTGGGGTAAAAACAAAGAGATGATGAAAAATCAACTAGTGCCAATATGCCATCAATAG